A window of Zingiber officinale cultivar Zhangliang chromosome 5A, Zo_v1.1, whole genome shotgun sequence contains these coding sequences:
- the LOC121980312 gene encoding protein IQ-domain 26-like: MGRATRWLRNLWSGKKERKEPGDCSGGRVGVEDRRQKKRWSFAKQTRDASEVVLGQNASTAAAVEATWFRSFYDESENEQSKHAIAVAAATAAAADAAVAAAQAAVAVVRLTSQGRGGGLFVNARERSAVKIQRAFRGYLARKALRALRALVKLQALVRGYLVRKQAAATLHSMQALIRAQASVRAQRTRNRLRNDRRFQLELHPRRSVEKFDEIRSENMSSFHRRRLSASLDNASNVFDWSPKVVEIDTCRPKSRSSRRSTNPSVLDPADDWHSSSISSPLLPCHIPARVAIPDCRNFQDNDWCLAGGDRCRPATAQSTPRCYMNNNTPPTPAKSAQWRFMNVPCSPNYMASTQSFEAKSRSQSAPKQRPEAAAMRKRLPLTEMMLESRASLSGIGMQRSCARAQETFNFKSAVVGRFDRCSEPEREFYVQRK; encoded by the exons ATGGGTCGGGCGACGCGGTGGCTACGGAACCTTTGGAGCGGGAAGAAGGAGAGGAAAGAGCCTGGCGACTGCTCCGGCGGCCGTGTCGGCGTTGAGGACAGGAGACAGAAGAAAAGGTGGAGCTTTGCGAAGCAGACCAGGGACGCGTCGGAGGTGGTGCTCGGCCAGAACGCCTCGACGGCCGCAGCGGTGGAGGCGACGTGGTTCAGGTCTTTCTACGACGAGAGTGAGAATGAGCAGAGCAAGCACGCCATTGCGGTGGCAGCGGCCACCGCTGCGGCTGCCGATGCAGCAGTGGCGGCAGCCCAGGCAGCGGTTGCTGTCGTCCGGCTCACCAGCCAGGGAAGGGGTGGCGGCCTTTTCGTCAACGCCCGCGAACGCTCGGCGGTGAAGATCCAGAGAGCATTCAGGGGATACTTG GCAAGGAAAGCACTGAGAGCTCTGAGAGCGCTGGTTAAGCTACAGGCCTTAGTGAGAGGCTATCTCGTGCGCAAGCAGGCAGCTGCAACTCTTCACAGTATGCAGGCTCTCATCAGAGCTCAGGCCTCCGTCAGAGCTCAGCGAACTCGCAATCGTCTCCGTAACGATAGAAGGTTTCAACTAGAGCTCCATCCGCGACGATCTGTA GAGAAATTTGATGAGATACGGAGCGAGAACATGAGTTCCTTCCACCGCCGGCGGCTCTCAGCGAGCCTCGATAACGCTTCTAATGTCTTCGATTGGAGCCCAAAGGTGGTGGAGATCGACACCTGCCGCCCCAAATCGCGATCTTCTCGCCGGAGTACCAACCCGTCCGTTCTCGACCCCGCCGACGACTGGCACTCGAGTTCCATCTCCTCCCCGCTGCTCCCGTGCCACATCCCGGCCCGCGTCGCCATCCCTGACTGCCGCAACTTCCAGGACAACGACTGGTGCCTCGCGGGAGGAGACAGATGCCGGCCCGCGACGGCGCAGAGCACACCCCGCTGCTACATGAACAACAATACGCCTCCAACTCCGGCAAAAAGCGCGCAGTGGCGATTCATGAACGTTCCCTGCTCCCCCAACTACATGGCCAGCACGCAGTCGTTCGAGGCCAAATCGAGGTCACAGAGCGCGCCCAAGCAGCGTCCGGAGGCAGCCGCGATGAGGAAGAGGCTCCCACTGACCGAAATGATGCTGGAATCGAGGGCCAGCTTGAGCGGGATCGGAATGCAGAGGTCGTGTGCCCGCGCCCAAGAGACCTTCAATTTCAAGAGCGCCGTCGTCGGGCGGTTCGACAGGTGCTCTGAGCCGGAAAGGGAGTTCTACGTGCAAAGGAAATGA